A genomic stretch from Desulfolutivibrio sulfodismutans DSM 3696 includes:
- a CDS encoding cell division protein FtsX: MGMFLRLIFRGIRDLFRHPWPQALTLAAVTLTAFLGGLFAMFLHNLETELVRHQGKAQYQIFWKKDAAEQAVTAQWEQLRARPELFELTTFTPDQALSVMQEALGAGADLSWLRGKSPLPFTALATFRIPPDDPDWPKRAFEDLKTLEGVAAVHINPLQMDLSRSVVEIGRTLLWPTGVFLLLLVALVVGNTVKLSLLARADEVAILRLVGARNWYIRLPLLVGGVTLGLGGAGLALGLLWVLQRSLAEVLNVPPLWIKIAFLPLPHAAALVGAMALVAAAASWVAARDRG, translated from the coding sequence ATGGGCATGTTTCTCCGCCTGATCTTTCGCGGCATCCGCGACCTGTTCCGCCATCCCTGGCCCCAGGCCCTGACGCTTGCCGCCGTGACGCTCACCGCCTTTTTGGGCGGGCTGTTCGCCATGTTCCTGCACAATCTGGAAACCGAACTGGTGCGCCACCAGGGCAAGGCCCAATACCAGATCTTCTGGAAAAAGGACGCCGCCGAACAGGCGGTCACGGCCCAGTGGGAGCAGTTGCGGGCCCGTCCCGAACTGTTCGAACTGACCACGTTTACCCCGGACCAGGCCCTTTCGGTCATGCAGGAGGCCCTGGGGGCCGGGGCCGACCTGTCCTGGCTGCGCGGCAAAAGCCCCCTGCCCTTCACGGCCCTGGCCACCTTCCGCATCCCTCCGGACGACCCGGACTGGCCCAAACGGGCCTTCGAGGACTTGAAAACGCTTGAGGGGGTGGCGGCGGTCCACATCAATCCCCTGCAGATGGATTTGTCGCGCTCGGTGGTGGAGATCGGGCGCACGCTTCTGTGGCCCACGGGGGTGTTCCTGCTGCTTCTGGTGGCCCTGGTGGTGGGGAACACGGTGAAGCTGTCGCTTCTGGCCCGGGCCGACGAGGTGGCCATCCTGCGCCTGGTCGGGGCCCGGAACTGGTACATCCGGCTGCCGCTTCTGGTCGGCGGCGTCACCCTGGGGCTGGGCGGCGCGGGGCTGGCCCTGGGACTTTTATGGGTGTTGCAGCGCTCCCTGGCCGAGGTTTTGAACGTTCCCCCCCTGTGGATCAAAATCGCCTTTCTGCCCCTGCCCCATGCGGCGGCCCTGGTCGGGGCCATGGCCCTGGTGGCCGCCGCCGCCAGCTGGGTCGCGGCCAGGGACCGGGGCTGA
- a CDS encoding methyl-accepting chemotaxis protein, with translation MRINISFKLVFLVVASVLVSGASALVASYYSVGEGFEKSFIEAIGSDQKVVQDRVDRMLADYAGLAQSQAVRPNVINGVATADAALLKKLGQDLMQTGQTDFIVFVDDKGTVLSRGHDDAAGDSIANQQCVQKALAGSTCSTFEPGKVVKISLRATAPVKKDGKTIGAVVVGMNVSKDDAFVDSVKKILDVETTIFYGNVRESTTIMADGKRVVGTTMDNKAVTDAVLGRKEIHVLSLSLFKKPYMAVYWPFFDADGKAVGMFFLGKDMSVITAAQQNVFLHILYVCLAAMALLAGVGLFASKKFTKPVLRLAAFARKVEAGDYSSTLDVKVDDEIGDLAISMGNMVAALKDKIGEVEKALQKAAQETEKAQRAMDEAQAAKEAAERAKAEGMLHAAGKLEGVVRVVNAASEELTARIDQSSRGAENQAQRVGETATAMEEMNATVLEVAKNASQAAETSDAAKKKAEEGAVVVDRVVSGVGMVRTQAFGLKQDMDTLGKQAEGIGRIMNVISDIADQTNLLALNAAIEAARAGDAGRGFAVVADEVRKLAEKTMTATKEVGEAIQGIQTGTTTNVKNVEQAVRTIEEATELATRAGESLKEIVHLVDLAADQVRSIATASEQQSSASEEINRSIEEINAISTDTSQAMREASGAVTDMAGQARELTQLIEEMQAESGEAGTARPLPGGRRPKALR, from the coding sequence GTGCGCATCAACATCTCCTTCAAACTGGTCTTCCTTGTCGTGGCCTCGGTGCTGGTGAGCGGTGCCTCAGCCCTGGTGGCGTCGTACTATTCCGTGGGCGAAGGTTTCGAAAAATCGTTCATTGAGGCCATCGGCTCAGACCAAAAAGTGGTCCAGGACCGGGTGGACCGCATGCTTGCAGACTACGCCGGGCTGGCCCAATCCCAGGCCGTGCGGCCAAATGTCATTAACGGCGTGGCCACGGCGGATGCGGCCCTGCTCAAAAAGCTGGGCCAGGATCTGATGCAGACCGGGCAGACGGATTTCATCGTCTTCGTGGACGACAAGGGGACCGTGTTGTCCCGGGGCCACGACGACGCCGCAGGCGACAGCATCGCCAATCAGCAGTGCGTCCAAAAGGCCCTGGCCGGCTCCACATGCAGCACCTTCGAGCCCGGCAAGGTGGTCAAAATCTCGCTTCGGGCCACGGCCCCGGTGAAAAAAGACGGCAAGACCATCGGCGCCGTCGTGGTGGGCATGAATGTCTCCAAGGACGACGCCTTCGTGGATTCGGTGAAAAAGATCCTCGACGTGGAAACCACCATTTTTTACGGCAACGTGCGCGAATCCACCACCATCATGGCCGACGGCAAGCGGGTCGTGGGCACCACCATGGACAACAAGGCGGTCACGGACGCCGTGCTTGGCCGCAAAGAGATCCATGTGCTCAGTCTGTCGCTTTTCAAAAAGCCGTACATGGCCGTGTACTGGCCGTTTTTCGACGCCGACGGCAAGGCCGTGGGCATGTTCTTTTTGGGCAAGGACATGTCCGTGATCACGGCTGCGCAGCAAAACGTCTTCCTGCACATCCTCTACGTCTGTCTTGCGGCCATGGCCCTTCTGGCCGGGGTGGGCCTTTTCGCCTCCAAAAAGTTCACGAAGCCGGTGTTGCGGCTGGCGGCGTTCGCCCGCAAGGTCGAGGCCGGAGACTATTCCAGCACCCTTGACGTCAAGGTCGATGACGAGATCGGGGATCTGGCCATCTCCATGGGCAACATGGTGGCGGCCCTCAAGGACAAAATCGGCGAGGTGGAAAAGGCCCTGCAAAAGGCCGCCCAGGAGACGGAAAAGGCGCAGCGGGCCATGGATGAGGCCCAGGCCGCCAAGGAAGCGGCCGAACGGGCCAAGGCCGAGGGCATGCTGCACGCCGCCGGGAAACTGGAGGGCGTGGTCCGCGTGGTCAACGCCGCCTCTGAGGAACTCACGGCGCGCATCGACCAGTCCAGCCGGGGGGCCGAAAACCAAGCCCAGCGGGTGGGCGAGACGGCCACGGCCATGGAGGAGATGAACGCCACGGTGCTCGAGGTGGCCAAAAACGCCTCCCAGGCCGCCGAGACCTCCGATGCGGCCAAGAAAAAGGCCGAGGAAGGGGCCGTCGTCGTGGACCGGGTGGTCTCCGGCGTGGGCATGGTCCGGACCCAGGCCTTCGGCCTCAAGCAGGACATGGACACCCTCGGCAAGCAGGCCGAGGGCATCGGCCGGATCATGAACGTCATCTCGGACATCGCCGACCAGACCAACCTTCTGGCCTTAAACGCCGCCATCGAGGCCGCCCGGGCCGGGGATGCGGGGCGCGGCTTCGCCGTGGTGGCCGACGAGGTCCGTAAGCTGGCCGAAAAAACCATGACCGCCACCAAGGAAGTGGGCGAGGCCATCCAGGGCATCCAGACCGGCACCACGACCAACGTCAAAAACGTGGAGCAGGCCGTGCGCACCATCGAAGAAGCCACGGAACTGGCCACCCGGGCCGGGGAATCCCTGAAGGAGATCGTGCATCTGGTGGATCTGGCCGCCGACCAGGTGCGCTCCATCGCCACGGCCTCGGAACAGCAGTCCTCGGCCAGCGAGGAGATCAACCGGTCCATTGAGGAGATCAACGCCATCTCCACGGACACCTCCCAGGCCATGCGCGAGGCCTCCGGGGCCGTGACCGACATGGCCGGGCAGGCCCGGGAGCTCACGCAACTCATCGAAGAGATGCAGGCCGAGAGCGGCGAGGCCGGAACGGCCCGGCCCCTGCCCGGAGGCAGGCGTCCCAAGGCGCTGCGCTAG
- a CDS encoding cell division ATP-binding protein FtsE: MVRVRNLSFRFGARWVLRNVSFSVGRGGFVFLTGPSGAGKTTLLRILHGALPLQSGQASVAGHDLTHMKKSRLPALRRDVGVVFQDFKILPGRTVRDNVILPLEVRGMPRAKAARRIKAVLHALKLDGLADCPCAELAGGEQQRVAIARAVVTGPRVILADEPTGNLDWELSLRLLDVFRQFHQHGTSIIMATHNRDILAAVPEAGILRLSGGEADQGGYDVTEAAGLSGPDGA; encoded by the coding sequence ATGGTACGGGTGCGCAATCTCTCCTTTCGGTTCGGGGCGCGGTGGGTTCTGCGCAACGTGTCGTTTTCCGTGGGCCGGGGGGGATTCGTGTTTCTGACCGGCCCCTCGGGGGCGGGCAAGACCACGCTTTTACGCATCCTGCACGGCGCCCTGCCCCTCCAGTCCGGCCAGGCCAGCGTGGCCGGGCACGACCTGACGCACATGAAAAAAAGCCGCCTGCCGGCCCTGCGCCGGGATGTGGGCGTGGTCTTCCAGGACTTCAAGATCCTGCCCGGGCGCACCGTACGCGACAACGTCATCCTGCCCCTTGAGGTGCGCGGCATGCCCCGGGCCAAGGCCGCCCGGCGCATCAAGGCCGTGCTGCATGCCCTAAAGCTCGACGGCCTGGCCGACTGCCCCTGCGCCGAACTGGCCGGGGGCGAACAGCAGCGGGTGGCCATCGCCCGGGCCGTGGTCACCGGCCCCCGGGTGATCCTGGCCGACGAACCCACGGGCAACCTGGACTGGGAGCTGTCGCTGAGGCTTTTGGACGTCTTTCGCCAGTTCCACCAGCACGGCACGAGCATCATCATGGCCACCCACAACCGGGACATCCTGGCCGCCGTGCCCGAGGCGGGCATCCTGCGCCTGTCCGGGGGCGAGGCGGACCAGGGCGGCTATGACGTGACCGAGGCCGCGGGTCTTTCCGGCCCGGACGGGGCGTAA
- a CDS encoding sirohydrochlorin cobaltochelatase — protein sequence MPASPPTPSVGIILAAHGSRLPEARATLEAFTARVAALYPHCPVRLARTMGELHHGRHLRPLLGARSVDAAFLEMARLGVSRVAVQSLHVVAGGEFGEVSAAAGRARRGEGFAAVSVGGPLLPPAGDDGGRARQAGIVLAAETLLASLPPERTPGEAVAVMGHGARGPARETYAALAAELARRDPLVFFATLDRTRADAAREDSHIGRLRRAILDSGAGRAWLVPFFSVAGAHARRDLAGDEEHSWRGTLARAGIDCEPVLFGLLEIEAFARIFLDRLHAALAGLDAANGTSDGIIA from the coding sequence ATGCCTGCCTCCCCTCCCACGCCCTCCGTCGGCATCATCCTGGCCGCCCACGGCTCGCGCCTCCCCGAGGCCCGGGCCACCCTGGAGGCGTTCACGGCCCGGGTGGCCGCCCTATATCCCCACTGTCCGGTGCGGCTGGCCCGGACCATGGGCGAATTGCACCACGGCCGTCATCTGCGCCCGCTTCTCGGGGCACGCTCGGTGGATGCGGCGTTTCTGGAGATGGCCAGGCTTGGGGTGTCCCGGGTGGCCGTGCAATCCCTGCATGTGGTGGCCGGGGGGGAGTTCGGCGAGGTATCGGCGGCGGCGGGCCGCGCCCGGCGGGGTGAAGGATTTGCCGCCGTGTCCGTGGGCGGGCCGCTTCTGCCCCCGGCCGGGGATGACGGCGGACGCGCCAGACAGGCCGGGATCGTCCTGGCCGCCGAGACGCTCCTGGCCAGCCTGCCGCCGGAACGTACGCCGGGCGAGGCCGTGGCGGTCATGGGGCACGGGGCCAGGGGACCGGCCCGGGAGACCTATGCCGCCCTGGCGGCGGAACTTGCCCGGCGCGATCCGCTGGTTTTTTTCGCCACCCTTGACCGCACCAGGGCCGACGCCGCCCGGGAGGACTCCCACATCGGCCGCCTGCGCCGGGCCATCCTGGACAGCGGGGCCGGGCGGGCCTGGCTTGTGCCCTTTTTCAGCGTGGCCGGGGCCCACGCCCGGCGCGATCTGGCCGGAGACGAGGAGCATTCCTGGCGCGGGACGCTGGCCCGGGCCGGGATCGACTGTGAACCGGTCCTGTTCGGCCTTCTGGAGATCGAGGCCTTCGCCCGCATCTTTCTGGACCGCCTGCACGCGGCCCTGGCCGGGCTCGACGCGGCGAACGGAACTTCCGACGGGATCATTGCATGA